The genomic region TTTTTACCAGCATAATGATTAACCATTGCAATAATTAAAAATACAAAAGCCGTAATACCTAGATTAATAGGTGCGCCATATGTTGCTGAACCCACTCCACCAGCAGCCCATTCCATGGCGACTGACATTAACGTCATTCCCATTAGCGTAATAACCGATCCTGTTACAACAGGCGGGAAAAACTTCATTAAAGGTTTGATAAAATAACTCATTCCAAATTCTAAAAGAGATGCTAACATGGTTCCACCAAAGTAAGCAGCGATCCCCCCTGTACTAATAACTGCAGCAGCGGGACCAATAAATGCAAAGTCTGTTCCCATAATGGTTGGCAAGCCGACTCCAACTCGAAAAGCTTTGGGACCGACTCCTTTGGATTGAATAATAGATACGATACCAGAAACTAAAAGAGCAGCACTAACGAGATAAGCCGTATCGATAACGCCAAACCCTGCCATACCAGCAATAATAAGCGGAACAGCTACAATACCACCGAATGCTGTAATAACATTTTGAAAACCAAGGATTGATGATATAAAAAAGCTAGGTGAATCTTCAACGCCATATAACAATTCCATTTCACCATTTTCCTCTTGCGTTTCTTCTTTTGCTAGTCTTTTTACATTTACTTCTAAGTTCGCTTCCATATCTTCCTCCAATTTACGAACATTAGTGTTTTTAAAACTTTAATTGTTCTTTTTTTAAATATATTCATATTTTATAAGCATTATAAGAAAAAGTAAACACCCTATAAACGAACGATACGGTTTTTTTATTAGAATCCTCTCATAAAAGCTTCTATCTTAAAATAATGACAAACTCCTTGTTTTGTTAGATAATAAAGTATGAAAGAGGAGGGACTTAATTTGATTCTAGAAGAAATAAAAAAACAAGTTGAAACGGCCTTAAATGAGCTTATTGCTGTTTCTAAACTTGAAGATGGTGATATCATTGTCATTGGCTGTTCTTCCAGTGAAGTCAATAATGAAAAAATTGGAACGGCATCAAGTGAAGAAATCGGTAAAGTAATCTTTGATACTGCAAAAAAAATAACCGATCAACACAAGCTCATCCTAGCCGCTCAATCTTGCGAGCATCTCAATCGTTCCTTAGTTATTGAAAAAGAAGCTGCGAAAGAAAATCGGTATCCAATTATTAATGCCGTACCTCATTTGCATGCAGGTGGTAGCTTTGCGACTGCAGCTTACCACGGTATGGAAAATCCTGTTTTAGTTGAAACTATTCAAGCTAAAGCCGGATTAGATATCGGGCAAACCTTTATTGGAATGCATCTCATTCCGGTGGTTGTGCCAGTTCGTTTGTCTGTAAAAAATATTGGGAGTGCCATACTCTCTGCCGCTCGAACACGTCCGAAATCTATTGGTGGCGAACGTGCTCGCTATGATGAAGCTCTAAGTTAAATCTTTGGAAAACAAATTAAAAGTGAAGCAGCTAAGATAATTTATCTCAGCTGCTTCGCTTTTAATTTATATTTTTATCCATTAATTCTGTATTTTCAATATATAGCGTGTTTATCATATCTGATTTATTTAAGCTATCAATGATTTCGTTTACTTTATTTTTTAAATCAGTATCACCTTTACGAATAGCTATTGCTGAATCATTTTGCGTTCCTATTTCTTCTATATCTGCAATAACTAAATCTTCATTTTGCTTCACATATTGCTCAGCAACTGCCTTCACCATTAAAATAGCATCTACTTTTCCAGTTTTTAAAGAAACAATTGCCGTTCCCCACTGACCAACTGATTGTATGTCAGAATCAGGATAGTTTGTTTGGAGCCATTCTTCTTGAACCGTTGTTTTTTGAGTTGCCCAAGAAACAAAATCCATTGTTTTTAAATGATTAAATTGATTCATATCTTCTTCACGAACTACTACGACATCCTCTTGTGAAATATAAATATCTGAAAAATCAACACTTTCTGCTCTTTTGGCTGTTGGTGTCATTCCTGATATAATTAAATCTGCTTTTCCTGTAGACAAAGCTGGAATCAACCCATCAAAGTCCAAATCAGAAATATGTAACTCAACTCCTAGTTCATCTGCAATTATCTGTGCAATATCAATGTCAAAACCAACAATTTTATCCTTACCACCCTCGACTAAATGCCACTCATAAGGTGCGTAGTCAGCGGATGTTGCTAAATTTAATACGCCCGCTTCTTGAATTTCTGTAATTTTACTGGTTTTTTCAGAGAATATTTTTTCATTTCCACACCCTATCAAAAATATCAAACTTATCAAAATTAAAACTTGTTTTACTATTTTCATTCTATTTCCTCCTATTATTAACTTATAAAATCTTAGATAAGAACTCTTGTGTTCGCTTATGTTGAGGAGAAGTAAATAGCTCTTCAGGTGTTCCTGTTTCGACTACCGTACCTTCATCCATAAAAATTATTCGGTCACCTACTTCACGTGCAAATCCCATTTCATGTGTTACGATAACCATCGTCATTCCATCATTTGCTAACTTTTTCATTACTTGTAAAACTTCATCAACCATTTATGGATCTAAAGCCGAGGTTGGTTCGTCAAATAGCAGTAGGCGTGGTTGCATAGCAAGGGCACGTGCAATCGCTATTCGCTGCTTTTGTCCACCTGATAGAGATTTGGGATAGACGTTTGCTTTTTCTATTAAGCCCATACTCATTAATAAATCTTCCCCAATTTTATTAGCTTGCGAAACTGTTCTTTTTTGTATTTCTATTGGTCCAATGGTGATATTCTCAAGTACGGATAGATGTGGGAATAGGTTAAACCCCTGAAAAACCATTCCCATCTTCATACGAATAAGATCCATATTAACTTTAGGTTGATTAATCCGCTTTTTCTCAAATAGAACGTCACCAGATGTAGGATTTTCCAGTAAATTCAAACATCTTAGAAAAGTACTTTTACCTGAACCTGAAGGCCCAATTATAACCACCACTTCACCCTCTGTAATTTCTTCATTAATACCTTTTAAAACTTCTTTATCACCAAATGATTTCTTCAAATTAATAGTCTTAATCACTTTCTTGTAACCTTCTTTCATAATATCCCAGTCCTCTAGTAAAGATACTAGTAAGTGCGAAATAAAAAACTGCTGCAATCATATAAGGCAAAAAAGGCATAAAAGTTGCACCGGCAACAACTTTAGCTTTAAACATCAAATCTTGCATGCCGATTACTGAAATAATTGATGACTCCTTCATCAACGTTATAAATTCATTACCTAGTGCTGGTAAGATATTTTTTAGAGCTTGAGGATAAATAATTTTCCGCATTGCTAGGACTTTATTCATTCCGATTGAACGTGCTGCTTCCATTTGTCCTTTATCCACCCCGTTTATCCCAGCACGAATAATTTCTGCAATATAAGCAGCAGCGTTCAATGCAATTGTAATGGTCCCAGAAGTAAAATCTGGTAATTCAATATTTAAAGAAAACAGTCCGTAATAGATAATAAATAACTGCACAAGTAAAGGTGTTCCTCTTACTATTTGGATATACCCACTAGCCGGTTTACTCAACCATTTTCTTTCTGACATTTTCGCAAGTGCTAGTCCACTTCCTAAGACAACTCCACCGAGAATTGCAAAAAAAGATAAAGCAATTGTATAAACAGCCCCTTGAAAATAAATGGGCAGATAGGTTTTTAAAAATTCAATTGACATAGTATAACCCTAACTCCTTCATACCGATATTTTGAACACAAAAAAACCGTCCCTTGTTTTACAAGAGACGGGCTAAATTTATATTATCCGCGGTACCACTCTAGTTGACATGCCTTGGCATATCCACCTCATTATAGTAACGCCTGATTCGCGGAAGAGGCTACTTTTTTCACCACTTCATCGATGAAGTGCGTTTCGACTAAAGTTTTCTGTCAGGCTCTCCCTCCCCTCACTCGCTTAAAGAAAAACATTCTGTTTACTCTCTTCATCATTGATTATTTTCTATTCAATTTTTACCAAGTTGGTATTTCTCTATAAAAGAGTCTAAGATTGTATCAAGATTTGGCCCTTCTAGCTCATTTAATTCATAATGCACACGCGTCGTGGGCTTATTTATTGTAATAATACGCGACAAATCAATTGGCGTTCCAATAATAACCGTATCACAATCCGCATTATTAATTGTTGTTTCTAAATCCTTTAATTGTTCTTTACCATAGCCCATTGCCGGCAATATCTTTCCAACGTGTGGGTACTTTTCATATGTATCAATAATTTTCCCAACAGCATAAGGATGAGGATTTACAATGGAATTGGCACCAAGTCGTTCTGCTGCTACCGTTCCAGCACCAATTACCATACCTCCATGAGTGACTGTCGGCCCATCTTCAACGATTAAAACATTTTTATTTTTTATCAGCTCTGGATGGTCTACCGTAATCGTTGAATCTGCTTTTATAATTGTTGCGTTGGGATTCGTTGCCTGAATATTCCCTTCGACGATAGCAATTGACTCACTGCTCGCACTATCAATTTTGTTAATAATGGTTACGTCAGCTTGACGCAAGGAAACTTCTCCTGGGTAATATTTTAATTCATGACCAGGACGATGCGGGTCCAAAACAGTAATCCCCAAATCGGCTTGATAAAAGGAGAAATCATTATTACCACCATCCCACAGAATAACGTCGCATCCATTAGGATCGTTTTCAGCAGCCATTAAAATATCTGCATAATCGACACCTGCATAAATGACATTGCCACGACTAACATGTGGTTCATACTCTTCCATTTCTTCAATTGTACAAAGATGTTTCTCAAGGTCTTCAACCGTTTCAAAACGCTGAACACGTTGTGCATTTAAATCTCCATATGGCATCGGATGACGAACGGCAATCACTTTTATCCCTTTTGCCATCAAACTCTCAATTACCTTACGCGATGTCTGGCTCTTACCAGCTCCGGTACGAACCGCTGTTACTGAAATCACTGGTTTTTTACTTTTTAGTTGGGTTTTCTTAGGTCCTAATAGCGTAAAATCGGCACCAGCTGCATTAACAATGGCACTAATTCCCATTACTTCTTCATAATGAATGTCACTATAAGCAAACACGCACTCTTCTACATCAAATGATGCAATCAGATTGGCTAAATCTTCTTGTTTATAGATGGGAATACCGTTTGGATAAGCCTCTCCCGCTAGTTCAGTTGGATAACTACGTCCGTCGATGTCTGGGATTTGTGCTGCAGTAAACGCCACAACATTATAAGACTCATTGCCTCGATAATAGGTATTAAAATTGTGAAAATCGCGACCTGCCGCACCGATAATGATTATATTTTTTTTTGTCATTTTTATTTCCCCTTTAATGATTCCTATGATAGTTGTCAATAGATTAACTTTTTTATTTTCGGTAACAGCTTTGCCTGTCTTTTCTTACCCAATAAGGGACTCTTGTCTTATTTACCATTTCATCGATTCCCCTTTTCCTTATTTATAAACACAAAAAAACCCATCCCTTGCATCTGCAAGAGACGGGTCTATATATCATATATCCGCGGTACCACTCTAGTTGACATGCGCTCGGGCATATCCACCTCATTGTAGTAACGCATGATCTGCGGAAGAAGCTACTCCTATTTCACCTCTTCATCGATAGAGTGCGGTTCAATCGGTTTTTACTAACAGGCTTCCACTACCACCCGTCTCACTGAAAATAAAAAATTCGATTTACTCTCTCTATCATTGATTTTTTCATATGTAGTTTTGTCATTGCAAGTATAATATTAGATTAAAATAAGATTGTCAAGCATTTATTTTAATTCATTTGTTAACTCAATCATCCGATCAACAGAACGATTTAAATAGGCAATGGTATCTTTTAGAGGTTTATCAGTCCGAATATCAACGCCAGCAACAGCTGCAGCATCCGCTGGAATATAGGTATCGCCCGTTTTTAAGAATTCTAGCCAGCGGTCAACAGCACGTTGCCCTTCCTCTTTTACTTTTAAGAAAGCTTGGGTTGCAATTGTTAATCCTGCAGAGTAAGTATAAGGATAGAGCCCCATATAATAATGTGGCTGACGCATCCAAGTTAGTTCTGCACCCGGATTAATTTCCACGGCATCTCCCCAGAATTCTTCTAGAATTGCACGTTTGATTTTGCTTAATTCTTGGGCGTCAAATCCTAATCCTGCATCGACACGCTTGTAAACTTCGCGTTGGTAGGCAGCTTCCAATAAATGAGTTACAAAATTATGGAAGTAAGTATCCGACATCATTTTTGTTAAAGCAAACCGTTCCATTCGCGGGTCATCGGTTTGACTGGTTAGAGAGTCTGTCAACAATAACTCATTAAATGTGGAAGGGCCTTCTATCAAATAAAGAGACGGATTATCCCCTACAACAGCGTTGTGTTCAGATGCTAAAATTCCCTGACCAGCATGACCGAATTCATGGATGAGTGTGTAGACATTGCTCAAATGATTCGTCCATGACATTAAAATATAGGGATGTGCAGCGTTTCCGGAAACAGTTGAACAAAAACCTCCCGTAGATTTACCAATATTTTGGGCAAAATCGACCCAACGTTCTGGGTAAGCTTTCATAATCATATCGGTATATTCCTGGCCTAAAACAGAAATGGCTTCTTCTACAAGTTGCTTCGAATCTTCAACGGTAACTTTAGGAGAGTACTCTGGATCTAAATCAATCTTCAAATCCGCATAGGTTACTTTATCTAATCCTTGAACGTCTTTTAAATGGGTAATATATTTTTGCATAACCGGCGCTAAATCTGACATAATCACATCAATTTGACGATTATACAGTTCTTGATCGACTTCCTGGTCATACAAGAGATAGTCAAAAACAGAATCAAAGCCGCGCATAGTTGCTAGCGTCTTTTCAGTTTGGACCTGTGTATAATAAGCTTGTGCAATAACGTTTTCGTATTTTTTCAAAACTTTAGAAAAAGCATCAAAGGCAGCTCTTCTCACTTTTGTATCCGTGTGATACATATAGTGATCTTCATACAGAACAAAACTTAAAGGATACACTTCGTCATCGACGGTGAAACTTCCAAAATCCATATCGGCTAATTTAGCTTGTTCATAAATACCGACTGGTGCATTAAACGTTGGTGCGAGCAATGCCAATGCCTGTTCAAGTTCTGGTGTTAATTGAATTTCTTTGTCTGCTTTCATATGACGGACAAATGACGTGTAGCGAGGTTCTTTTTCAGCAACTGCATCCAAAATGTCAGTATTCACTTGTGTTAGTTGCGAATTATAGAAAGAAAGACGTGCATACGTATCTGCCATCATTTGATCAAGTTGACGTGACATTTGTGTATAAGTAGCATTTGTCAAATCTGTTGTTGCTGGTAAGGATCCATAATGGTATAAGCGCGACATTTGAACTTGAATCGCTTCATAATCCGCAATAGATTTGAGAATCATTTCTTTATCAGCTAACTGATCTTTATAGTTTGTTTCAAAACGTTTAACCGCTTCTTGTAATTCTTCTTGCGCTCTTTGGTAATCTTCTTTTGATGCAAAAATACTTTCTAGGTCCCAAGTAAGTTGTGTAGGGACCTCTGAACGTTTCATTAAGTTTTGTTTCTCCATAGGCTAATTATCTCCTTTAAACATTTAATAGTATTTTAACATAATTAAAATAAAAGTTGCTAATCATCTGGATTTAAAAATTGCATTAAAAAAGGTAAATCGGTTTCAAATTGAACCCCATATTTCGTATCAATTTGGCTATCAATCGTTCGTGAAATGACCCGATTAACATATGTGACTGCAATTTTAGTCGCTTCTTGAAGGGTTTTTCTTTGGAAGAGCATACCAGCGACCACACTCGAAAATAAATCGCCTGTTCCGTCAAAGTGACCGGGATGCCAAGCGTCTAAACTGAGCGAATAATCTCTTTCTGGGAGACTATAACTTGCTGCGCCTAAGTTAACTGCGTCTAAACGAACACCTGTTAGAACCACGGCATTTTTGTTTAGCTGGACCAGTTCTGCTAATAATTGGCGGACATAAGTTTCACTAAAGGGTCCTGGTTGATAAGGGCGATTTAATAATAAACTGGCCTCCGTTGCATTTGGAATAATGACGGTTACTTCCTGGCAAAGTTGACGCATACTTAAAACATATTGACTATCAAAGCCTGGATATAAAAAACCGTGATCTCCCATAACAGGGTCTAACACAACGGTTCCATTAGG from Jeotgalibaca dankookensis harbors:
- a CDS encoding TIGR01440 family protein, translating into MILEEIKKQVETALNELIAVSKLEDGDIIVIGCSSSEVNNEKIGTASSEEIGKVIFDTAKKITDQHKLILAAQSCEHLNRSLVIEKEAAKENRYPIINAVPHLHAGGSFATAAYHGMENPVLVETIQAKAGLDIGQTFIGMHLIPVVVPVRLSVKNIGSAILSAARTRPKSIGGERARYDEALS
- a CDS encoding transporter substrate-binding domain-containing protein codes for the protein MKIVKQVLILISLIFLIGCGNEKIFSEKTSKITEIQEAGVLNLATSADYAPYEWHLVEGGKDKIVGFDIDIAQIIADELGVELHISDLDFDGLIPALSTGKADLIISGMTPTAKRAESVDFSDIYISQEDVVVVREEDMNQFNHLKTMDFVSWATQKTTVQEEWLQTNYPDSDIQSVGQWGTAIVSLKTGKVDAILMVKAVAEQYVKQNEDLVIADIEEIGTQNDSAIAIRKGDTDLKNKVNEIIDSLNKSDMINTLYIENTELMDKNIN
- a CDS encoding amino acid ABC transporter permease — encoded protein: MSIEFLKTYLPIYFQGAVYTIALSFFAILGGVVLGSGLALAKMSERKWLSKPASGYIQIVRGTPLLVQLFIIYYGLFSLNIELPDFTSGTITIALNAAAYIAEIIRAGINGVDKGQMEAARSIGMNKVLAMRKIIYPQALKNILPALGNEFITLMKESSIISVIGMQDLMFKAKVVAGATFMPFLPYMIAAVFYFALTSIFTRGLGYYERRLQESD
- a CDS encoding cyclic 2,3-diphosphoglycerate synthase, whose protein sequence is MTKKNIIIIGAAGRDFHNFNTYYRGNESYNVVAFTAAQIPDIDGRSYPTELAGEAYPNGIPIYKQEDLANLIASFDVEECVFAYSDIHYEEVMGISAIVNAAGADFTLLGPKKTQLKSKKPVISVTAVRTGAGKSQTSRKVIESLMAKGIKVIAVRHPMPYGDLNAQRVQRFETVEDLEKHLCTIEEMEEYEPHVSRGNVIYAGVDYADILMAAENDPNGCDVILWDGGNNDFSFYQADLGITVLDPHRPGHELKYYPGEVSLRQADVTIINKIDSASSESIAIVEGNIQATNPNATIIKADSTITVDHPELIKNKNVLIVEDGPTVTHGGMVIGAGTVAAERLGANSIVNPHPYAVGKIIDTYEKYPHVGKILPAMGYGKEQLKDLETTINNADCDTVIIGTPIDLSRIITINKPTTRVHYELNELEGPNLDTILDSFIEKYQLGKN
- the pepF gene encoding oligoendopeptidase F — encoded protein: MEKQNLMKRSEVPTQLTWDLESIFASKEDYQRAQEELQEAVKRFETNYKDQLADKEMILKSIADYEAIQVQMSRLYHYGSLPATTDLTNATYTQMSRQLDQMMADTYARLSFYNSQLTQVNTDILDAVAEKEPRYTSFVRHMKADKEIQLTPELEQALALLAPTFNAPVGIYEQAKLADMDFGSFTVDDEVYPLSFVLYEDHYMYHTDTKVRRAAFDAFSKVLKKYENVIAQAYYTQVQTEKTLATMRGFDSVFDYLLYDQEVDQELYNRQIDVIMSDLAPVMQKYITHLKDVQGLDKVTYADLKIDLDPEYSPKVTVEDSKQLVEEAISVLGQEYTDMIMKAYPERWVDFAQNIGKSTGGFCSTVSGNAAHPYILMSWTNHLSNVYTLIHEFGHAGQGILASEHNAVVGDNPSLYLIEGPSTFNELLLTDSLTSQTDDPRMERFALTKMMSDTYFHNFVTHLLEAAYQREVYKRVDAGLGFDAQELSKIKRAILEEFWGDAVEINPGAELTWMRQPHYYMGLYPYTYSAGLTIATQAFLKVKEEGQRAVDRWLEFLKTGDTYIPADAAAVAGVDIRTDKPLKDTIAYLNRSVDRMIELTNELK
- a CDS encoding pyridoxamine kinase, with product MQQPRILVIQDISASCRISANVAVPVLSCLNNAVNILPTALLSTHTGVGFLDYTYLDLTSEIKKILNHWQSLNLKFDGLLIGYLGSLEQIEIVRSIIRDFVKPNGTVVLDPVMGDHGFLYPGFDSQYVLSMRQLCQEVTVIIPNATEASLLLNRPYQPGPFSETYVRQLLAELVQLNKNAVVLTGVRLDAVNLGAASYSLPERDYSLSLDAWHPGHFDGTGDLFSSVVAGMLFQRKTLQEATKIAVTYVNRVISRTIDSQIDTKYGVQFETDLPFLMQFLNPDD